In Streptomyces nojiriensis, the sequence CGGTGTTGAACTGCCCGATGGAGCTCTGGGCGTTGCCGTCCTTGCCCATCTTCTTGTCGTAGATGCTGGCGAACGCGCGGACCGGGATGTCGATCTTGTCGTTGTTGAAGCCGAACTTCTCCGAGGTCTCCACCATCTTGTCGCGGGTGACCTTGTCGCCCATGTTCGCGAAGACGGAGTTGCAGGAGATCTCGAGGGCCTTGTTCAGGCTGGCCTTCTCGCAGCCCTGGGCGTGGTTGACCATCACGGTCTTGGTGCCCGGCAGGAAGTACGGCTCGGGGGTGTCCGTGGCGGCGTTGATGTCCTGGACGACGCCGTGTTCGAGGGCGGCGGCCGCGGTGACCACCTTGAACGTGGAGCCCGGCGGGTACGTCTCGCGCAGGGCGCGGTTGACGAGGTTCTTGTCCTCGCTGTCCTTCAGCTCGTTCCAGGCCTTCCCGTCGTCCTTGGAGTTGCCCGCGAAGCGCGACGGGTCGTACGAGGGCGTGGAGACCAGGGCCAGGATGGCGCCGGTGCGCGGGTCGATGGCCGCGACGGCGCCCTTCTTCGTGCCCAGCGCCTCGAAGGCGGCCTTCTGGGCATCGGGGTTCAGCGTGGTGACGACGTTGCCGCCCTGCTTCTTCTCCCCGGTGAACATGCCGATGGTGCGGTCGAAGAACAGCCGGTCGTCGTTGCCGGTGAGGATGCCGTCCTCGAGGGATTCCAGCTGGGTGGAGCCGAAGGCCTGCGAGGCGTAACCGGTGACGGGAGCCCAGAGCTCGCCGTTGGTGTAGGTCCGCTTGTACTTGTAGTCGCTGCCGTCGGTCACCTTGGAACCGGTGATCGGCTCG encodes:
- a CDS encoding peptidoglycan D,D-transpeptidase FtsI family protein; this encodes MNKPLRRISLFCGLLVLALLIRTNWLQYVQAEELSTRKENRRVQIAQYATERGNIIVKGEPITGSKVTDGSDYKYKRTYTNGELWAPVTGYASQAFGSTQLESLEDGILTGNDDRLFFDRTIGMFTGEKKQGGNVVTTLNPDAQKAAFEALGTKKGAVAAIDPRTGAILALVSTPSYDPSRFAGNSKDDGKAWNELKDSEDKNLVNRALRETYPPGSTFKVVTAAAALEHGVVQDINAATDTPEPYFLPGTKTVMVNHAQGCEKASLNKALEISCNSVFANMGDKVTRDKMVETSEKFGFNNDKIDIPVRAFASIYDKKMGKDGNAQSSIGQFNTAATPLQMAMVTAAIANDGKLMKPYMVDNLTAPNLDIIEKHEPQEMSRPLSAANAEKVQQMMVNVVENGTGGKAKMKGVTVGGKTGTAQHGEGNKKRPYAWFISYAETPDKTSPVAVAVVIEDSEADREDISGGGLAAPVAKAVMQAVLNSQG